In Mycteria americana isolate JAX WOST 10 ecotype Jacksonville Zoo and Gardens chromosome 3, USCA_MyAme_1.0, whole genome shotgun sequence, a single genomic region encodes these proteins:
- the ODC1 gene encoding ornithine decarboxylase yields MSSFSNEEFEFTFLDEGFTAKDILDQKINEVSSSDDKDAFYVADLGDIVKKHLRWHKALPRVTPFYAVKCNDSKAVVKTLAVLGAGFDCASKMEIQLVQSIGVPPERIIYANPCKQVSQIKHAASSGVQMMTFDSEVELMKVARAHPKAKLVLRITTDDSKAVCRLSVKFGATLKTSRLLLERAKELDLAIIGVSFHVGSGCTDPETFVQAISDARCVFDMGAELGFNMYLLDIGGGFPGSEDVKLKFEEITSVINPALDKYFPSDSGINIIAEPGRYYVASAFTLAVNIIAKKIVLKEQTGSDDEDDVNDKTLMYYVNDGVYGSFNCILYDHAHVKPVLQKRAKPDDSCYSCSIWGPTCDGLDRIVERFNMPELQVGDWILFENMGAYTVAAASTFNGFQRPTIHYVMSRPAWQLMQQIKEQGFLDEVEEQDVASLPLSCAWESGIEYPATCASASINV; encoded by the exons ATGAGTAGCTTCAGCAATGAAGAATTTGAATTCACCTTCCTTGACGAAGGCTTTACTGCTAAGGATATCCTTgaccaaaaaataaatgaagtgtcATCTTCT GATGATAAAGATGCCTTCTATGTTGCTGACCTCGGGGATATTGTAAAGAAGCACCTGCGATGGCATAAAGCCCTTCCTCGGGTAACCCCTTTCTATGCCGTAAAATGTAATGACAGCAAAGCTGTAGTGAAGACACTTGCTGTTCTTGGTGCAGGATTTGATTGCGCCAGTAAG ATGGAAATACAGCTGGTACAGAGCATTGGTGTACCTCCTGAGCGAATAATATATGCAAATCCCTGCAAACAAGTATCTCAGATCAAACATGCTGCCAGCAGTGGTGTACAGATGATGACATTTGATAGTGAAGTAGAACTAATGAAAGTTGCAAGGGCCCATCCAAAAGCCAA GTTAGTCTTGCGCATTACAACTGATGACTCCAAAGCAGTTTGTCGTCTGAGTGTTAAATTTGGAGCAACACTTAAGACTAGCAGGCTTCTTCTGGAGCGTGCAAAAGAACTTGACCTTGCCATCATTGGAGTAAG TTTCCATGTTGGAAGTGGATGTACAGACCCAGAGACCTTTGTTCAAGCCATTTCTGATGCCCGCTGTGTGTTTGATATGGGA GCTGAACTTGGCTTCAATATGTATCTGCTTGATATTGGTGGTGGCTTCCCTGGCTCTGAAGATGTCAAGCTTAAATTTGAAGAG ATCACAAGTGTAATCAACCCAGCACTGGATAAATACTTTCCTTCAGATTCTGGAATAAATATTATTGCAGAGCCGGGAAGATACTATGTTGCATCAGCATTCACGCTGGCAGTCAACAtcattgcaaaaaaaattgtattaaagGAGCAAACAGGTTCTGATG ATGAAGATGATGTAAATGACAAAACTCTTATGTACTATGTGAATGATGGAGTCTATGGATCATTCAACTGCATCTTGTATGATCATGCACATGTTAAACCAGTTCTGCAAAAG CGGGCTAAACCAGATGACAGCTGCTATTCCTGCAGCATATGGGGACCAACATGTGATGGCCTAGATCGTATTGTTGAGCGTTTTAATATGCCAGAGTTGCAAGTTGGTGACTGGATCCTGTTTGAAAACATGGGTGCCTATACTGTTGCAGCAGCTTCTACTTTCAATGGATTCCAGAGGCCGACAATACACTATGTGATGTCAAGACCAGCATG gcaaCTAATGCAGCAGATCAAGGAGCAAGGGTTCCTAGATGAAGTGGAGGAGCAGGATGTTGCTAGTCTGCCACTCTCTTGTGCCTGGGAAAGCGGAATTGAATATCCAGCAACTTGTGCTTCAGCTAGTATTAATGTATAG